From the genome of Gallus gallus isolate bGalGal1 chromosome 4, bGalGal1.mat.broiler.GRCg7b, whole genome shotgun sequence:
ACGCTGCTGGTACGTGCAGAAGGTCGTGACTGAGCTGTGTACTGATGCAGGGAGAGAAATTGCAATGCCAGGTTTGCTATGGTCATTGGATGGCCTAGGAGCTAAGATGCTGGAGAATGGAAGAGACGTGAGTTCAGCCTGCAGCTAAGCTATAGGCTCCTTGTATGAATTCGGGTGCATCAGCTTATGCTCCTCTTGCCTCGTTTCCCCATTTCACAAAGGCAGTAGTGAGGCTTGCAGATAAGGTGATTAAAGCAGTCTAAGAATGTAGAGACTTCATTCCATCACTCAAAGAATTTGGGGCTAAGATACATCCCTGTAACTTCCTGGTGAGATGTGACAAAGAAAATCCAGCCTTCAAGGCTGCTCTTCAGTGAGGGATGACATTTCAGCTTTCCACCTCTGGTAAATGTTGTGCCAGAGCTGTTCAAGtaaatgtcaaaataaaaaaaagaagaggaaaagagaaaggaagaggggaaaaaaaataacccttgTGAAAAgttttcagggaaaaataaagtccGCCGTGACAtttagtgataggacaaggcaaagtggttttaaactgaaggaggggagatttagattagatttaAGGGGAAAATCCTTtcctcagagggcggtgaggctctggcactgctgcccagagagctgtgggtgccccatccccggaggtgcccaaggccacattggatggggccctgggcagcctgagctggtggggggcagccagcccatggcaggggttgggactgggtgatgtttgaggtcccttccaacccaagatgTCCTGtgatcttctgtttttctgtttccatgggGGGGCAAAGTTTAGACTGAGgtatttgaaatggaaatattttatactCTGCTTTATAACTcaaccttcccccccccaaaaaaaaaaccagccaACAAGGTTAAGAATTTAGATGTTTTAGAGGAAAATGCCCAGTGAAGCCACATTACCCACATACTTAAATGTCTGCACTTCTGCTTTGCCCCATGGCATCACAGGCTGTGCTTCTGAGCTCTCTcagctctcctctttctccccaGCCCGCAGTGACCCTGAGGAGCCCACACCAGACCTGGGGATGAGGCAGGACCCCGCCAGCTCCCTGTGTGGGTGTGAtgctgcagcctccagcaccaGCAGTCACAGTGAGCCCAGTCCTGCTCCATCCGCAGGTGAGAACGTCTCAGGCAAAGACCCGACGTCAGAGCAGAGGGACCCCAGCCCTGTGGACTCTGTGCCATGTCCAGAAGCCCCCGAGGAGTGCCCGGCTCGCCCCAACACCCTGGACTTGTCCAAGTCGCTGAAGAAGCTGGAGGAAGTGAAGCAGATGGGGCAGAGGCGTAACAGTGACCACACGGCGGTGAAGGAGAATGGGGttgggagcagccctgtggcCGCGGCAGTGAGCGAGGAGAGGAAGGCGCTGGAGTCCGAGCTGGGGAAGTGCATCGAGGACTTCCGAAAGATCAAGATCCCTCGTGCCTTTCCCAATAAGAAACGGCAGTGGCAAAGTGAGCTGCTGAGGAAATATCAGTTGTGAGGGGCGCGGTGAGGCTCTCCGGGGGTACCCCCAGCCGTGGGGTGGTACAGGGCATCGGCACAGCTGGGGTGAGGAGTGTAGGCTGCTCCTTCAACAAGCGTTGCAAGCCTACAACTAAGGCAGCATGCTCCTTACCGTGGGATGCATGCTGTCCCGAACGGTATGAACGTAGGTGAAGGGACataaaaaagggaagggggacCAGGGAGAATCACCAAGGGAAAAGCTACCATCCAGCAGGAGCTCTCATCTTCGTGCAAACAAATTTTCCTGGTGTTTCAAGTAATAAAATATAGTTGATGTCAAAAAGGAATTCAAGTCTCCCCATCTCTTTGGCAAGCATGTTTAGCTCAGCTGCTCAAAGCTGTACAAGTGGTTTAGATGTTCCATTTCCTTTAAATTAATGGAAGTTCCGTATCTGACTCTCTTCTGTTCTTGGCAAAGCTTCCCCATCTGTAATATCTGCAACTGGAAAGCTGGGATTCAACAAAACCTTCTTTTCGTGAGAGGTCGTGatgttttgcagatattttcCTGTTCTTACACAAATCCTTGAATGCTGCCCAGCCTCGCACTTGGGGCTCCAGCCAAAATTGAGTAAGTGAGAGGGGGGGTGCATCTCCTGCAGAGCCATAGTTAAAGCAATCAGAATGAAGTCCCCACCATTCTGGCCAGTTCTTGGCTGCTCCTTGTATCCAGGTGCTGTTGGATGGCTGAACCCAACCTCAAAAGGAGAATGGGAGAAGCTCAGCTACGGGGGACTCTTCCAGAGGGTGGGGACTGGATAAGTGCTTGTGGGTAAGGATCATGCAGGGGCCAGGGTGGGTGGCTTTGGGTGGGGAAATGTCACAGCCACCCATCAGGGTGCTCCTGGAGATCTCAGGAGGGCTTCATGGATGTTCTTGTGATGGAGGTGCTGGATTGGCCAAGTGGATGCACAGCTGGATCTGCTGCCCACTAACAGTACGCAGCAGATGTGGCTGTGGTAGTCAATGGCAACTTTGGCCCTAGTAATCAGAAGCAGTGAATTTCAAGATCCTGAGAGGAGCAGGGAAGAcgagcagcagagcacagactCTGGCTGCCCTGAGGCGTCACCGGTCTCCCACAGAATCCCATTGTCAGTCTCCCCCTCTCTGGACCCCTAGAATCTCTGAGAGCCACCTCCCGTCCCAGCTGTGGTCTCCAAGCCTC
Proteins encoded in this window:
- the LOC101749593 gene encoding BTB/POZ domain-containing protein KCTD16-like isoform X2; the protein is MSSSEPILDLKTDTTEAPPARSDPEEPTPDLGMRQDPASSLCGCDAAASSTSSHSEPSPAPSAGENVSGKDPTSEQRDPSPVDSVPCPEAPEECPARPNTLDLSKSLKKLEEVKQMGQRRNSDHTAVKENGVGSSPVAAAVSEERKALESELGKCIEDFRKIKIPRAFPNKKRQWQSELLRKYQL